From the Euphorbia lathyris chromosome 6, ddEupLath1.1, whole genome shotgun sequence genome, one window contains:
- the LOC136232183 gene encoding scarecrow-like protein 14 → MDDALIQAAPEAMTRIRFDYKTTSLLPPNRHFVNGFGNNHEAVNRYQTNAHISSASDYATSSSSCSEVDSSENSHFQNPVLKYINDILMEEELESNSCKLHDCSALQAAEKSFYDVLGQRYPPPSDQSFDLAESSWIFDLEFSNVHNSAGYLENTIQVPDLYSNNTSLIPLYPSNSQKQEYNCLSNGSRERKQHQPPLDGRSNKHSAFSVEKSEEIEMFDILLNQTDSGSASSSVSSSLQNSSADENLKNKAQKKGSKSNRRTSRKKQGNTKREVVDLWTLLPQCAQAVANDDQKTAKELLKQISQYSSPYGDGNQRLAHCFANGLEARMAGTGTPGYTPAVRSITSAADMLKGYYMYVTACPFMSMSFLYANETILKLAEKVSRLHIIDFGILYGFQWFCLIEQISTRIGGPPKLCITGIEFPQPGFRPTERVEETGRRIRKYCERFNVPFEYNSIAQKWDTIHYEDLKIDRTELIVVNCLYRLKNLPDDTMVVNSVRDKVLNLIRRISPDIFIHGVVNGTYNAPFFLTRFRDALFHFSAIFDLLDNTVPREEPERVMFEKETYGRYAINVIACEGWERIERPETYRQWQTRNQRAGFKQIPLDQDLVKKVKTTVKSNFNKNFNVDEDSQWMLQGWKGRIIYALSVWKPVYI, encoded by the coding sequence ATGGATGATGCTTTAATCCAGGCAGCTCCGGAAGCCATGACAAGAATCAGATTTGACTATAAAACTACGTCACTTCTTCCTCCGAATCGGCACTTTGTTAACGGGTTCGGAAACAATCATGAAGCTGTAAATCGTTATCAAACAAATGCTCACATATCATCAGCTAGTGATTATGCAACATCTTCAAGCTCATGCTCTGAAGTGGATTCTTCTGAGAATAGTCATTTTCAGAATCCGGTTCTCAAGTACATAAATGATATACTTATGGAGGAAGAATTAGAAAGTAATAGTTGTAAGTTGCACGACTGTTCCGCTCTGCAAGCCGCTGAGAAATCCTTTTATGATGTTCTTGGCCAGAGATATCCTCCTCCATCAGATCAATCTTTCGATTTAGCTGAATCCAGTTGGATTTTTGATCTTGAATTCTCTAATGTACACAACTCTGCAGGCTATCTCGAAAATACCATTCAGGTGCCGgatttatatagtaataataCTTCTTTGATTCCATTGTATCCATCAAACTCTCAAAAGCAGGAGTATAACTGCTTGTCAAATGGTTCAAGAGAAAGAAAGCAGCATCAGCCCCCTTTAGATGGAAGAAGCAACAAGCATTCTGCGTTTTCGGTCGAAAAGAGTGAAGAAATAGAGATGTTTGATATATTACTCAATCAGACAGACAGTGGTTCTGCTTCATCATctgtttcttcctctcttcaaaATTCATCAGCTGATGAGAATTTGAAGAACAAGGCACAAAAGAAAGGGTCTAAATCGAATCGTAGAACGAGCAGAAAGAAACAAGGTAATACTAAAAGGGAAGTGGTGGACTTATGGACTCTTTTACCTCAATGTGCACAAGCTGTGGCTAATGATGATCAAAAGACTGCAAAGGAGCTACTAAAGCAGATAAGTCAATATTCTTCCCCATACGGAGATGGAAACCAAAGACTGGCTCATTGCTTTGCCAATGGCCTAGAGGCAAGGATGGCCGGAACCGGAACTCCCGGTTATACTCCGGCTGTCAGGAGTATAACATCAGCTGCTGATATGTTAAAAGGTTACTACATGTATGTTACAGCTTGCCCTTTCATGTCAATGTCATTTCTTTATGCAAATGAAACGATCCTTAAACTAGCAGAGAAAGTCAGCAGGCTTCACATAATTGACTTTGGTATTCTCTATGGCTTTCAATGGTTTTGCCTTATTGAACAGATCTCAACAAGAATTGGTGGACCTCCTAAGCTGTGTATTACAGGAATTGAGTTTCCTCAACCAGGATTTCGGCCTACAGAAAGGGTTGAAGAAACAGGCCGACGAATAAGAAAATATTGTGAGAGATTCAATGTCCCATTTGAATACAATTCTATAGCACAGAAATGGGACACTATCCATTATGAAGATTTGAAGATAGACAGAACCGAATTGATTGTAGTAAACTGTCTGTATCGGCTAAAGAATCTCCCGGATGACACCATGGTGGTGAACAGTGTGAGAGACAAGGTTTTAAATCTGATAAGAAGAATTAGTCCAGATATCTTCATCCATGGAGTAGTTAATGGTACTTACAACGCACCGTTCTTCCTCACTCGTTTTCGAGATGCACTGTTTCATTTCTCAGCAATATTTGATCTGCTTGATAATACAGTTCCACGTGAAGAACCCGAAAGAGTGATGTTCGAGAAAGAAACATATGGAAGGTATGCAATAAATGTTATAGCCTGTGAAGGGTGGGAGAGAATTGAAAGACCAGAGACATATAGACAATGGCAAACTCGAAATCAACGGGCGGGATTCAAGCAAATTCCTTTGGATCAAGATCTAGTGAAGAAGGTCAAAACCACCGTTAAATCAAACTTCAATAAGAACTTCAATGTGGATGAAGATAGCCAGTGGATGCTGCAGGGATGGAAAGGAAGAATAATCTATGCACTTTCAGTTTGGAAACCTGTCTATATATGA
- the LOC136232515 gene encoding scarecrow-like protein 14, whose product MDTLVQEFPNSMNNFKFEHTPFSFSSNNILLNGYEVNHNMSNSCSSFHSFNPQPPKKDLTPSSSLSSSSEGHDPNNNACLKYISDMLMEEDLDGKTCMLQDCLALQAAEKSFYDALGQEYPHSFNICPQNVDSPDDSSPWSSRVDGSTICSDAANISVNKSNWGFDQDLYGVQTSFIPQPQSSLLVSDAGKFVLDGDSLVWDPKSISPTSSDKEDGYYSPNGSRGRKNHQREGSDYLEEERSNKHSALSLAESEQSDMFDEVLLCQQNAPGSCANHEKSQNGVRGNRQSKGRTARGRRQGKKGEVVDLPTLLTQCAQSVAISDQRTAAELLRQIRQHSSPHGDGNQRLAHHFANALETRLAGARTPTYSPMLSNNTPVSEILKGYQVYVKACPFQKMSNFFANQSIFKLAEKATRLHIVDFGTLYGFQWPCLIQRLSERPLGPPKLRITAIELPQPGFRPAERVEETGRRLQRYCERFRVPFEFNFIAQKWETIKYEDLNIDRDEMTVVNCLYRLRHVPDDTVVVESARDAVLKLVRSIRPQAFIHGVVNGTYNAPFFVTRFREALFHYSSMFDMYEVNVPREDEQRKVLEKEIFGRDIMNVIACEGTERIERPETYKQWQVRNTRAGFRQLPLDKEILKKVRCTVRSEYHKDFVVDKNGQWMLQGWKGRVIYALSVWKPVSA is encoded by the coding sequence ATGGATACCCTTGTTCAAGAATTTCCTAATTCCATGAACAATTTCAAATTTGAGCATACcccattttctttttcttccaatAATATTCTTCTTAATGGGTATGAAGTCAACCATAACATGAGTAATTCTTGCTCCTCTTTTCACTCATTTAATCCACAGCCTCCTAAGAAAGACTTAACCCCATCTTCTTCATTATCATCTTCTTCCGAAGGACATGATCCAAATAATAATGCTTGTCTTAAGTACATAAGTGATATGCTTATGGAAGAGGATTTAGATGGTAAGACATGTATGTTGCAGGACTGTTTAGCCCTCCAAGCTGCTGAAAAGTCCTTCTATGATGCCCTTGGCCAGGAATATCCACATTCTTTCAACATTTGTCCTCAAAATGTTGATAGCCCTGATGATTCTTCGCCATGGAGTAGCCGTGTTGATGGCAGCACCATATGTTCTGATGCTGCTAATATCTCGGTAAACAAATCGAATTGGGGTTTTGATCAAGATTTGTATGGAGTGCAAACTTCTTTTATTCCACAACCACAAAGTAGTCTTCTAGTATCAGATGCTGGCAAGTTCGTTTTGGATGGTGATTCTTTGGTATGGGATCCAAAGAGCATTTCACCAACATCTTCTGATAAAGAAGATGGATATTATTCGCCTAATGGTTCACGGGGAAGGAAGAATCATCAACGTGAGGGAAGTGATTATTTGGAAGAAGAGAGAAGCAACAAGCATTCTGCACTTTCTCTTGCAGAGTCTGAGCAGTCGGATATGTTTGACGAGGTATTGCTTTGTCAGCAGAATGCACCTGGATCATGTGCTAATCATGAAAAATCGCAGAATGGAGTGCGTGGGAACAGGCAGAGTAAAGGTAGAACAGCTCGGGGAAGGAGACAAGGAAAGAAAGGAGAAGTTGTAGATTTGCCAACTCTACTAACTCAATGTGCACAATCTGTGGCAATCAGTGATCAAAGAACTGCAGCTGAGCTACTTAGGCAGATCAGGCAACACTCTTCACCTCATGGGGATGGAAACCAAAGATTGGCGCATCACTTTGCCAATGCTCTTGAGACACGTTTGGCGGGAGCCAGGACGCCTACTTATTCACCAATGTTAAGTAACAACACTCCGGTTTCTGAAATCCTGAAAGGTTATCAAGTATATGTCAAGGCATGCCCATTCCAGAAAATGTCGAATTTCTTTGCTAATCAGTCAATTTTCAAACTGGCAGAGAAAGCTACCAGGCTCCATATTGTAGATTTCGGTACTCTCTATGGTTTTCAGTGGCCTTGCCTTATCCAGCGCCTTTCTGAAAGACCTCTTGGACCTCCTAAGTTGCGTATAACTGCAattgagcttcctcaaccagGGTTTCGCCCTGCAGAGAGGGTTGAGGAGACAGGCCGCCGCTTGCAAAGATATTGTGAGAGGTTCCGAGTCCCGTTTGAGTTTAACTTCATAGCACAGAAATGGGAAACCATTAAATATGAGGATCTCAATATTGATAGAGACGAGATGACTGTTGTTAACTGTTTGTATCGGTTGAGACATGTCCCTGATGACACAGTTGTAGTTGAAAGTGCAAGAGATGCAGTACTGAAATTGGTCAGAAGCATCAGACCTCAAGCTTTTATCCATGGAGTAGTTAACGGTACATATAATGCTCCGTTCTTCGTCACTCGGTTCAGGGAGGCACTCTTCCACTACTCTTCAATGTTTGACATGTATGAGGTTAATGTTCCTCGTGAAGACGAGCAACGGAAGGTCTTGGAGAAAGAAATATTCGGAAGAGATATAATGAATGTGATAGCATGTGAAGGAACAGAGAGAATTGAAAGACCGGAAACATACAAGCAGTGGCAGGTTCGGAATACAAGAGCCGGATTCAGGCAACTTCCATTAGATAAAGAGATTTTGAAGAAAGTTAGATGTACTGTAAGATCAGAGTATCATAAAGATTTTGTTGTGGATAAGAATGGGCAGTGGATGCTACAAGGATGGAAAGGAAGAGTCATCTATGCTCTTTCAGTTTGGAAACCAGTCTCTGCGTAG